One Augochlora pura isolate Apur16 chromosome 10, APUR_v2.2.1, whole genome shotgun sequence DNA window includes the following coding sequences:
- the Rnf11 gene encoding ring finger protein 11, which produces MGNCLKFLRAGSSQQDNTTLLSNNSDPVMPDGLPQEDHGHSISYNFVSSYYPPTGGLLNHRPPYQSVTLDIGYGIGVGVTVGRSDEVSSLSEEELRVRILKRLGMMQHLPLREYDGAKKEDCVICMMELVEGQQVRYMPCMHTYHAVCIDDWLKRSLTCPSCMEPLDAALISSYHPTT; this is translated from the exons ATGGGAAACTGCTTGAAATTCTTGCGGGCTGGTAGCAGTCAACAGGACAATACTACGCTGCTGAGCAACAATTCTGATCCTGTGATGCCTGACGGCTTGCCGCAAGAGGACCACGGACATTCAATATCTTATAAC TTTGTCAGCTCTTACTATCCACCAACCGGTGGTCTTCTTAATCATCGGCCACCTTATCAATCAGTCACCTTGGACATAGGCTATGGAATTGGTGTTGGAGTTACAGTGGGCCGGAGTGATGAAGTCAGTTCATTGAGTGAAGAGGAACTACGCGTACGAATTCTAAAACGTCTGGGAATGATGCAGCATTTGCCTCTGCGCGAATATGATGGAGCCAAGAAAGAGGATTGCGTAATATGCATGATGGAGCTAGTGGAAGGACAACAAGTGCGTTATATGCCCTGTATGCACACCTATCATGCGGTTTGTATTGACGATTGGTTGAAACGTTCGCTAACGTGCCCATCGTGTATGGAACCATTAGACGCTGCCTTGATTAGCTCTTACCATCCGACCACTTAA